The sequence below is a genomic window from Flavobacterium lipolyticum.
AGCAGTCATAATCATTTCCATCGCACGGCCTTTCCCTACTAATTGTGGCAAACGCTGCGTTCCTCCATAACCAGGAATCAATCCTAAAGTTACTTCCGGCAAGCCCATTTTAGCATTGTCTGAGGCTACTCTGAAATGACAAGACATTGCCAATTCCAATCCTCCACCAAGAGCAAAACCATTTACAGCCGCAATTACAGGTTTTTTCAAATTTTCAATAAGATCAAATAAAATTTCCTGTCCTTCAGCCGCTAATTGCGCTCCTTCGATGATGGTATAATTGGCAAATTCCGAAATATCAGCTCCGGCTACAAATGCCTTCTCCCCGCTTCCGGTGATAATGATAACACGAACATCATCATTTTTGCCCAACAACTTCACTGCTTTGCTTAAGTCACTAATTGTAGCTTTGTTTAACGCATTTAATTTGGTAGGCCTATTGATGGTTACGGTCGCAATTTTTTCTTCGATTGAGATTAAAAGATTTTCGTAGTTCATGATGCTAATTTTATGAGTTGGTTATCGGTAAAGAAACTCTAAATGTCGTTCCCTTTCCGTAAGTTGATTCAAAGGTAATTGTTCCTTTGTAATTTTCGATGATGTTTTTGATAATTCCGAGTCCAAGTCCCATTCCACTTGTTTTTGTGGTAAATTTTGGCTCAAAAATTCTGCTGATATCCTGTTTCTGAATCCCGATAC
It includes:
- a CDS encoding enoyl-CoA hydratase/isomerase family protein, giving the protein MNYENLLISIEEKIATVTINRPTKLNALNKATISDLSKAVKLLGKNDDVRVIIITGSGEKAFVAGADISEFANYTIIEGAQLAAEGQEILFDLIENLKKPVIAAVNGFALGGGLELAMSCHFRVASDNAKMGLPEVTLGLIPGYGGTQRLPQLVGKGRAMEMIMTAAMIGAEEAKQYGLVNHVVPQAELLDFTTGIAQKIIKNAPFAIAKAIKAINANYADGKNGFDTEIKSFGKCFGTQDFKEGTTAFLEKRKAEFTGK